The genomic window GGGGTGCCTCCGGTGGGGAGGCACCCCTTCTGTTCAACTTCTGTTCAACGCGGGGTCCGGCCCGGCGGACGTACGGTCGCCGGGGGCTCGGGAGCCGCTACTGCAGCCAGGTGTAGGCGTTCCAGCCGGCGGTGCCGATCTTCTTCTTTGTCTTGAAGGTCGCGCCCGCGCGGCCGGTGCCGCCGTAGAAGTAGAGCTCGCCGGCGGAGTCGACGGCGACGAGGTCGGCCTTGCCGTCGCCGTCGAGGTCGCCGGGGGCGGCGAGCTTGGTGTACGCGTTCCAGCCCGCGCCGATCTTCACCTTGGCCTTGAAGGGGGCCGAGGCGCTGCCGGTGCCCTGGTAGAGGTACAGGGTGCCGGTGTTGTCGCGGGCGACGATGTCGGCGTAGCCGTCACCGGTGAAGTCGCCGGCGCCGGCGATCTGGGTGAACGGGGACCAGCCGCCGCCGACCTTGACGCGGGCGTTGAACTTGCCGTCGCCCTTGCCGGGGTACAGCCACAGCACACCGCCGGAGTCGCGGGCGAGCAGGTCGCTGTGCCCGTCGCCGGTCAGGTCGCCGGGGCCGAGCACCAGGCTGTAGCTGCCGAACCCGGTGGCCAGCGCGTTCGCACCGCCGGCGACGGTGTCGTCGTAGAGCGTGCCGTTGTAGATCTCCATCACCACCGGCTCGCCCGCGTCGGTGAAGGAGACGGAGTTGACGAGCTTGGCGCCCTTCAACCCGCCGCCGAGCGAGTCGCGGGGGGTCAGGGTGCCGTCGCCGTTGGAGAGGTAGAGGTACAGATCGCCGGCGGAGTTCAGCGCCAGCAGGCCGTCCTTGCCCCAGGCCGGATTGCCGCCCGCGCCGGCCACCAGGTACTGATCGACGGCGTAGCCGGGGGGCAGGGCGGTGCCGGCGGTGTCCTGACGGGCGGTGAGCTGGCTGAGGCCCGAGCCCTTGGGGTTGCCCTCGTAGTAGTAGACCCCACCGGACACGGTCCGGCCGAGGAGGCCGCCGTGCGCGCCCGAGTGGGCGCCGGGGAAGCCGATGATCTGGTTGTAGGTGTTCCAGCCCTTGCCGATCTGGACCCGGGAGGCCAGCCGCGCCGGGGCGTTGCCGTCGATCTCGTAGTACCAGAGGTCGCCGTCGAGGTCGCGGCCGACGAGCGAGCCGTGTCCGGTGCCGGTGATGTCGCCGGCGCCGACCAACTGGTCGAAGATCCCGAAGCCGGTGCCGACCTTCACGCGGGGCGCGAACGGGCTCGTGACGCTGCCGGTGCTCTGGTAGAAGTACAGGTCACCGGTGTGCGTGCGGGCGAGCAGGTCGCCCTCACCGTCGCCGGTGACATCGCCGACGGTGACGACCTTGTCGTACGTCTGCCAGCCGGACCCGGTCCACAGCGGGCTGCCCTGCGGGAACGACGTGTCGTCCCACAGTGACAGCCGGCCCGAGACGGTGAGGGACAGCACCTGCGAGTCGGCGGAGGTCTCCTTGCCCGGGGTGAGGACGTCGAGGTACTCCGGGGTGTCGTCGTTGTCGAAGGAGATGCCCCAGCCGCTGAGCCACTGCGAGATCCCCCCGGTCGGCCACTGCATGAGGAGGTCGGCTTTGCCGTCGCCGTCGGAGTCGTAGAGCGGTGCGTCGGGACCGGTCACGACGGCGCTCCTGGCGGAGCCGGCGAGCTTCTTGGCGGCGGGTGGTGCGGACGTGTGCGGCTGGTGGGATTCGAGCCGCTGGACGGCGATGTCGCGGTGCGGTACGCCGGTGTCGGCCTGCGCCAAGGCGGCCGGCCCGAGGACGAGGGCACTCGCGGAAAGGACGGTGAAGGCGTGGACCGCCAGCAGGCGGCTGCGACGGCGCGGGCGCCCGCTCGTCGAGGTGGATGACATGACAACCCCCCATGGGTTCGACCACCGCGTTCGGCGCGGCAAGCCGTCGAGCGGCGGGCAACGGCGGGCGGACCGGCCGGACCGCCCGGGTCCAGCGGAAAACCGGGCTGGACAGGCGGGAAACCGAAGCCGGACCGAGTCGCTCATGCGTCCGACTCGAACGTCGTGAGTGTAACCACCACCCGGACGCAAGATCGGCGGCACCTTCACCACCCCCGTCGCCGAAGGGCGGTCGGCCGTACCTGCGCTCTCGCCGAACACCGGTCGGCCCCCCTGGGAGCCGCCAGGTCGATGCCATACGCTGCCCGGGGGGAGACACGCGAGGTCGGGGGAGCGATGGCGGGAGGGGCAGCCGACAGGTCGGCGGCCGGGCGGGAACGGAAGGCGCGGGTGCAGGCGGGCGGCGCCTGGGACTCGGCCCTGTCGGCCCAGGAGTTCGCCGCCGTCGAGGGCGCCGGCTTCGAGCCGGTCGGGCAGGTGCTCGGGACGGCCGTCTTCCACATCGGCTACGTCGGCAACTGGTGCTCGAACACGTGGTCGTCCAGTTGGGGTTCGGCCATGTCGTCCACCGCGCGGGCGCCCTTCTCCGACCTGGTGCGCGCGATGTACGCGGCCCGCAGGCAGGCCGTCGGCCGCGCGGTGGCGGAGTGCCGCGGGCTCGGCGGGGACGGGGTCGTAGGGGTGAAGCTGCGGGTCGGCGCGTTCCCGGCGGGGGGAGTGGAGTTCACGGCGCTGGGCACCGCGGTCCGGGCCGTCTCGCCGGTCCGGCCCGCGCGGCCCTTCACGTCGCATCTGAGCGGCCAGGACTTCGCGCGGCTCGTGCACTCCGGGTGGGTCCCCACCGGGCTCGCCTTCGGGATCAGCGTCGCGACCCGGCACGACGACTACGACACGCGGGTGCAGACCGGCCGCTTCGCCGGGAACCGCGAAGTCGACGGCTACACCGAGCTGATCACCCACGCCCGCCGTGACGCCCGGGCCCAACTGGCCCGTGACGCCGCCTCGAACGGCGGCGACGGTGTCGTGGTGGACGAGACGGACGTGCGGGTGCGGGAGCAGGAGTGCGGCAACGGTTACCGCGACCACATCGTGGAGGCGGTCTTCGTCGGCACCTCGATCGCCCGGTTCGGCCGTTCGCGGCGGCACACCGGACCGCGGCCACTGACCATCATGAGACTGGAGCGGGAGCGCTGACATGAACGAGCAGGCGAGTGGGGAACCGGGGGGCCACGAGGCCGCCTTGACGGCCGCGGGCGTGTCCTCCGACGCGATGCGGCGGCTTTCGCAGCTCCAGCCGGGCCAGGCCGGCTCGATCTTCACCTCGGACCTGACGGTGAACGAGTTCCTGCTGGTGCGCGAGGCCGGGTTCCGCCCGCTCGGCCTGGTGCTCGGCTCGTCCATCTACCACGTCGGCATCCAGACCGGCCGGTGGTCGAAGAACCAGGAGCTGGACAAGCTCTCGCAAGCCATGTACCACGCCCGTGAGTTGGCGATGAACCGCATGGAGGCCGAGGCGAGCGAGCTGGGCGCGGACGGCATCGTGGGCGTGCGGCTGGACGTCGAGATCAAGGAATTCGGCGCGGACATAGCCGAGTTCATCGCCGTGGGGACGGCGGTGAAGGCGGACGGCGCCGACCCGGGCCACACCGGGACCTGGCGCAACAACAAGGGCAAGCCGTTCACGTCCGATCTGTCCGGCCAGGACTTCTGGACGCTGATCCGGGCGGGTTACGCGCCCCTCGACATGGTCATGGGCTCGTGCGTCTACCACGTGGCGCACCAGCGGCTCGGCCAGGTGATCGGCAACGCGGGCCGCAACGTCGAGATCGAGCAGTTCACCCAGGCCCTCTACGACGCGCGCGAGTTGGCGATGAGCCGGATGCAGGCCGAGGCGGAGGAGCTCGACGCCGAGGGGATCGTGGCGGTCCAGCTGCGGCAGCACTCGCACACGTGGGGGTCGCACACCACGGAGTTCTTCGCGATCGGGACCGCGGTACGGCCCCTGCGCGACGACCACGTCATCGACCGGCCGACCATGGTGCTCGGCCTCGACGCCTAGCGCCCGACTCACGACGGAGGACGCCATGCCCGACAGGGACGTCGAACTGCTGGCCGCGGCGCTGCGGCGGGACAGCGCCGACCTGAACCTCTACGCCAACGTGCTGTCCGTCAACCTGGCGGACTCGCTGCCGCCCAGGGCG from Streptomyces sp. NBC_01198 includes these protein-coding regions:
- a CDS encoding FG-GAP repeat domain-containing protein; protein product: MSSTSTSGRPRRRSRLLAVHAFTVLSASALVLGPAALAQADTGVPHRDIAVQRLESHQPHTSAPPAAKKLAGSARSAVVTGPDAPLYDSDGDGKADLLMQWPTGGISQWLSGWGISFDNDDTPEYLDVLTPGKETSADSQVLSLTVSGRLSLWDDTSFPQGSPLWTGSGWQTYDKVVTVGDVTGDGEGDLLARTHTGDLYFYQSTGSVTSPFAPRVKVGTGFGIFDQLVGAGDITGTGHGSLVGRDLDGDLWYYEIDGNAPARLASRVQIGKGWNTYNQIIGFPGAHSGAHGGLLGRTVSGGVYYYEGNPKGSGLSQLTARQDTAGTALPPGYAVDQYLVAGAGGNPAWGKDGLLALNSAGDLYLYLSNGDGTLTPRDSLGGGLKGAKLVNSVSFTDAGEPVVMEIYNGTLYDDTVAGGANALATGFGSYSLVLGPGDLTGDGHSDLLARDSGGVLWLYPGKGDGKFNARVKVGGGWSPFTQIAGAGDFTGDGYADIVARDNTGTLYLYQGTGSASAPFKAKVKIGAGWNAYTKLAAPGDLDGDGKADLVAVDSAGELYFYGGTGRAGATFKTKKKIGTAGWNAYTWLQ
- a CDS encoding heavy metal-binding domain-containing protein is translated as MAGGAADRSAAGRERKARVQAGGAWDSALSAQEFAAVEGAGFEPVGQVLGTAVFHIGYVGNWCSNTWSSSWGSAMSSTARAPFSDLVRAMYAARRQAVGRAVAECRGLGGDGVVGVKLRVGAFPAGGVEFTALGTAVRAVSPVRPARPFTSHLSGQDFARLVHSGWVPTGLAFGISVATRHDDYDTRVQTGRFAGNREVDGYTELITHARRDARAQLARDAASNGGDGVVVDETDVRVREQECGNGYRDHIVEAVFVGTSIARFGRSRRHTGPRPLTIMRLERER
- a CDS encoding heavy metal-binding domain-containing protein yields the protein MNEQASGEPGGHEAALTAAGVSSDAMRRLSQLQPGQAGSIFTSDLTVNEFLLVREAGFRPLGLVLGSSIYHVGIQTGRWSKNQELDKLSQAMYHARELAMNRMEAEASELGADGIVGVRLDVEIKEFGADIAEFIAVGTAVKADGADPGHTGTWRNNKGKPFTSDLSGQDFWTLIRAGYAPLDMVMGSCVYHVAHQRLGQVIGNAGRNVEIEQFTQALYDARELAMSRMQAEAEELDAEGIVAVQLRQHSHTWGSHTTEFFAIGTAVRPLRDDHVIDRPTMVLGLDA